The DNA segment TTCAGCGGGCCGACGCCCACTGGCGTGCCGGTGAGAATCACGTCACCGGCCTGCAGCGAGAAGCAGCCGGCCATGTGCTGGATCATCGGCACGATCGGGTTGAGCATGGCGCTGCTGTTGCCGTCCTGGCGCACTTCGTCGTTGATGGTCAGGCGAATGCCGATATCAGTCAGGTCAGGGAATGTGCTGCCGACCACAAACGGCGCCAGTACCGCTGCGCCGTCAAACGACTTGGCAATCTCCCACGGCAGGCCCTTGGCTTTGAGCTCCGCCTGCTTGTCGCGCAGGGTCAGGTCCAGCGCCGGGGCAAAACCGGAGATCGCATCGAGCACTTCTTCACGGCTCGGTCTGGTCGACAGCGGCTTGCCGATCAGCACGGCGATTTCCGCTTCGTAGTGCACCGAACCGCGCTCGGTGGGAATGCTGAAACCGCCTTCCAGCGGCACCACGCAACTGCCCGGCTTGATGAACAGCAGCGGCTCGGTCGGGACCGGGTTGTCCAGCTCCTTCGCGTGCTCGGCGTAATTACGGCCAATGCACACGACTTTCCCGATCGGGAAGTGGATGCGCGTGCCGTCGACATACTGGTGCTGATAACTCATTTACCGACTCCTGCCTTCATTGATTCATCAGAGATTGCTGATCAAACCGCGAAAATCTTGCCCGGGTTCATGATGCCATTCGGGTCGAACACCGCTTTGACCGCTTTCATGTACTGGATCTCGACCGGCGAACGGCTGTAGGTCAGGTAATCACGCTTGGTCATACCGACACCGTGCTCGGCGGAAATCG comes from the Pseudomonas granadensis genome and includes:
- a CDS encoding fumarylacetoacetate hydrolase family protein, with product MSYQHQYVDGTRIHFPIGKVVCIGRNYAEHAKELDNPVPTEPLLFIKPGSCVVPLEGGFSIPTERGSVHYEAEIAVLIGKPLSTRPSREEVLDAISGFAPALDLTLRDKQAELKAKGLPWEIAKSFDGAAVLAPFVVGSTFPDLTDIGIRLTINDEVRQDGNSSAMLNPIVPMIQHMAGCFSLQAGDVILTGTPVGVGPLNVGDDIVLELVGASRFESSVR